In Flavobacteriales bacterium, a single window of DNA contains:
- a CDS encoding ABC transporter permease, translating to MLNYTIRRLLWMVPTLLAIALFSFWISIEAPGDPVERLMQFSDDGSGSANQQRTEQLKEQWRQRLGLDKPLFYYSMSATETDFPLPRPHFHGLNNQFHHWLRNAIRGDFGYSYFDGEAVGTKLWPKLRLSFLLTVSSLLLAFAISIPIGVFGASRPDGHFDRYSALVMFMMYSLPTFFVGTLLLYTFSNPDVLYWFPEAGIQNPVTFDHDWSLGRKLQHWLPHLVLPFVTFTYGSLAYLSRITRSGLAEEQQKDYITTARAKGLSERKVLWKHSLRNALIPLITVIGQVFPITVGGSVIIETIFSLPGIGWEAYRAIMNYDYPVIVAIFTLGGLLTVVGYITSDLLYAWADPRIRYDR from the coding sequence ATGCTGAATTATACGATCCGACGACTGCTCTGGATGGTGCCCACCTTGCTAGCCATTGCCCTCTTCAGCTTTTGGATCAGCATTGAAGCCCCGGGCGATCCGGTTGAGCGACTCATGCAATTCAGCGACGACGGCTCGGGCAGCGCAAACCAACAACGAACCGAACAGCTTAAGGAGCAGTGGCGTCAGCGGCTCGGACTCGATAAGCCGCTATTTTACTACTCCATGTCGGCCACCGAAACGGACTTTCCACTCCCCCGACCTCATTTTCACGGCCTCAATAATCAATTCCACCACTGGCTCCGCAACGCCATTCGCGGCGACTTCGGATATAGCTACTTCGACGGTGAAGCGGTAGGCACCAAACTCTGGCCCAAACTGCGCCTGAGTTTTCTCCTCACCGTGAGCTCCCTGCTTCTGGCTTTCGCGATCAGCATCCCCATTGGGGTATTTGGGGCCTCGCGGCCCGATGGCCACTTCGACCGCTATTCGGCTCTGGTAATGTTCATGATGTATTCCCTGCCTACATTCTTCGTAGGTACCCTGTTGCTTTACACCTTCTCAAACCCAGATGTCCTGTACTGGTTTCCGGAAGCGGGTATCCAGAATCCCGTTACCTTCGACCACGACTGGTCGCTTGGTCGAAAACTACAACACTGGCTACCCCACCTCGTGCTGCCTTTTGTCACCTTCACCTACGGATCCTTGGCTTACCTCAGCAGGATCACGCGTAGCGGTTTGGCCGAAGAACAACAAAAAGACTACATCACTACGGCTCGAGCCAAAGGTCTCAGCGAGCGAAAAGTTCTGTGGAAACACAGCCTGCGCAATGCACTTATTCCCCTCATTACGGTCATTGGCCAAGTATTCCCTATCACGGTTGGTGGAAGCGTCATCATAGAAACTATTTTCTCATTACCGGGCATCGGCTGGGAAGCCTATAGGGCCATCATGAATTACGACTATCCGGTCATCGTTGCGATCTTTACGTTGGGCGGACTCCTGACCGTTGTCGGGTACATCACTTCGGATCTCCTGTACGCGTGGGCCGATCCAAGAATACGGTATGACCGCTAA
- a CDS encoding ABC transporter permease has translation MTANSGKISIGVLGILLMAALLAPLIANDLPLTVKYQNHTYHPAWAVYFGNGGTHTIETPSGTQIVHYQRFDWHAQDWDRITMPLILFAPDQLDASKSSLVPPGTNGHLLGTDRVGRDVAAGIIHGARISLSIGWIAMGIAALIGVLLGGISGYWGDRRWRVPRISFWVFMAFIPVGWFYATHNSVNLLADALVFIAVPSGAAYLVGLHRAARRKTVSVPLDSAITRLTEILTSLPRLLIIITVASITSRSIWLVMVIIGLTSWTHITRYTRAEVLRIRSLEFVTAAEATGSQSGRVLFMHVLPNALAPVWVNMAFGIASAILIESGLSFLGIGVPVETVTWGSMLNSGRMNFEAWWLVVFPGLAIFLTVTAYNLLGEALRKWLQPKE, from the coding sequence ATGACCGCTAATTCGGGTAAAATATCGATCGGCGTTCTCGGCATCCTACTGATGGCCGCACTATTGGCTCCCCTAATAGCAAATGACCTACCGCTTACCGTCAAATACCAAAACCATACCTACCACCCCGCTTGGGCGGTGTACTTTGGAAATGGCGGCACGCATACTATCGAAACCCCTTCCGGAACCCAAATCGTTCACTATCAGAGATTCGATTGGCATGCTCAAGATTGGGACCGCATCACCATGCCCTTGATCCTGTTTGCCCCCGATCAACTCGATGCGTCCAAGTCGAGCCTCGTTCCGCCCGGAACTAACGGACACCTCTTGGGAACTGATCGAGTTGGACGCGACGTTGCGGCCGGAATCATTCACGGGGCGCGGATATCGCTCAGTATTGGGTGGATCGCCATGGGCATCGCAGCACTCATTGGAGTTCTGTTGGGAGGGATCTCTGGCTATTGGGGTGATCGCAGGTGGCGTGTGCCCCGCATATCATTTTGGGTCTTTATGGCATTCATTCCCGTTGGGTGGTTCTACGCTACGCATAACTCAGTAAATCTGCTGGCAGACGCACTCGTATTCATTGCCGTACCCTCAGGTGCAGCGTACCTCGTCGGGCTGCATCGCGCCGCGAGGCGCAAAACCGTATCGGTACCCCTCGATAGCGCAATTACGCGGTTAACCGAGATACTGACCTCGTTGCCGCGCCTGTTGATCATTATTACCGTGGCGTCGATAACATCGCGCAGTATTTGGCTCGTGATGGTGATCATCGGGCTTACGAGTTGGACCCACATCACGCGTTATACGCGAGCCGAAGTACTCCGGATCCGAAGTCTGGAGTTCGTTACCGCGGCCGAAGCGACCGGATCTCAATCCGGTCGGGTGCTGTTTATGCATGTGCTGCCCAACGCACTAGCGCCCGTTTGGGTGAACATGGCTTTTGGAATAGCATCAGCCATTCTGATCGAAAGTGGCTTATCGTTCCTCGGGATCGGAGTTCCGGTCGAAACAGTGACCTGGGGAAGTATGTTGAACTCGGGTCGAATGAACTTCGAAGCTTGGTGGCTCGTGGTATTTCCGGGACTGGCTATCTTTTTGACCGTAACGGCGTACAACCTACTGGGTGAAGCGCTCCGCAAATGGCTGCAACCGAAAGAATGA
- a CDS encoding HDIG domain-containing protein — MSKGLSVLRDNHQEIYKGLLFVIAIGLIVYLFPKEGKFKYEFQKGKPWLHENLIAPFDFAIEKSAEKIEDERELITSQKEVFFTLRVDVQAEAVSDFRGRLRAQLEQRSDSSTAVRDPYLVDLGDSILSSLYSQGIVRWPEALDPNDWPEVSLLVGGVAQDVRPSDWLTIRAAAAEIDRLLGSSELNTEWRNLLESALLERLEHNVVYDEETTMKVLESELDNISLTRGMVQRGQSIILRGEVVDEDRFQKLSSLKNQYEANIWAKSNYYLIVAGQVILVSVVLLVLFLFLQRFRPMIRADNNQIGFILFNIVLMILMGALLIRLAPEYLYLAPFCILPIMLRAFFDGRVAIFTHLVTVIIIGFVAPNPYEFVLLQLIAGIVSILTVTNLYQRVQLFISAAKITGIYFISYFALAILQEGSLSNLEAMYFALFAGSGFLTLFANPLIYAFEKAFGLVSDISLLELSDTNNKLLRELAEKAPGTFQHSLQVANLSESAVSEINGNTLLVRTGALYHDIGKMKNPLFFIENQAAGMNPHDDLPFDDSARIIIEHVSQGIELAKKNNLPDRIIDFIRTHHGTSTVQYFYRQYVKSFPEKEVDAAEFSYPGPLPFSKETAVLMMADSVEAASRSLKQPMAESIDKLVNNIIDHQMEEGQFAQADITLKEINVVRKVLKKKLLNIYHLRIEYPE, encoded by the coding sequence ATGAGTAAGGGTTTATCCGTTCTTCGAGACAACCATCAGGAGATATACAAAGGCCTCCTTTTCGTGATAGCCATCGGGCTCATTGTATACCTATTTCCCAAAGAAGGTAAATTCAAATACGAATTCCAGAAAGGGAAACCCTGGCTGCACGAGAACCTCATTGCGCCTTTCGATTTCGCCATTGAAAAATCCGCTGAAAAGATCGAGGACGAACGCGAACTGATCACCAGTCAAAAAGAAGTTTTTTTCACCCTGCGGGTGGATGTGCAAGCCGAGGCCGTCTCCGATTTCCGCGGTAGACTCCGAGCTCAATTGGAACAGCGGTCCGACTCATCCACCGCGGTGAGGGATCCGTACCTCGTAGATCTCGGTGACAGCATCCTATCATCACTGTACAGTCAAGGCATCGTTCGCTGGCCAGAAGCTCTGGATCCCAACGATTGGCCCGAAGTTAGTTTGTTGGTTGGAGGTGTTGCGCAAGATGTTCGGCCGAGCGACTGGCTTACCATTCGCGCAGCAGCTGCAGAAATAGACCGCCTTTTAGGATCTTCTGAGCTTAATACGGAATGGAGGAACCTCCTCGAATCGGCCCTGCTCGAACGCCTCGAACACAATGTTGTGTACGACGAGGAGACCACCATGAAGGTGCTCGAAAGTGAGCTCGACAATATTTCGCTCACCAGGGGTATGGTGCAGCGAGGACAAAGCATCATTCTCCGGGGAGAGGTGGTCGACGAAGATCGTTTTCAGAAACTGAGCTCACTCAAGAATCAGTACGAAGCCAATATTTGGGCCAAGAGTAATTACTACCTCATCGTGGCCGGACAAGTCATTCTAGTGAGCGTGGTACTGCTGGTGCTGTTCTTGTTTTTGCAACGGTTTAGGCCAATGATCCGGGCCGATAACAATCAAATCGGCTTTATTCTGTTCAATATTGTGCTCATGATCCTCATGGGTGCCTTGTTGATCCGGCTCGCTCCAGAGTATCTGTACTTGGCGCCCTTCTGTATACTGCCCATCATGCTGCGGGCCTTCTTCGACGGACGTGTTGCCATTTTCACCCATTTGGTCACTGTGATCATCATCGGATTCGTGGCACCAAACCCGTACGAATTCGTTCTGCTGCAGCTGATCGCCGGAATCGTTTCGATCTTGACCGTGACGAACCTTTATCAACGGGTTCAACTCTTCATTTCGGCGGCTAAAATCACCGGGATATACTTCATCAGCTATTTTGCTCTGGCCATATTGCAAGAGGGGAGTTTAAGTAATTTAGAGGCTATGTACTTCGCTCTTTTCGCGGGGTCGGGATTCCTTACCCTTTTTGCCAATCCGCTCATCTACGCTTTTGAAAAAGCCTTTGGGCTGGTCAGTGACATTTCGCTTCTCGAACTTTCCGACACCAACAACAAGCTATTGCGCGAGTTAGCCGAAAAAGCACCCGGAACATTTCAGCACTCCCTTCAGGTCGCCAACTTGTCGGAAAGCGCCGTCAGTGAGATCAACGGCAATACCTTGCTCGTGCGCACCGGAGCCCTCTATCACGATATCGGGAAAATGAAGAACCCCTTGTTTTTCATCGAGAACCAAGCGGCGGGAATGAATCCTCACGACGACTTGCCGTTCGACGATAGCGCGCGCATCATCATCGAGCACGTATCGCAGGGAATTGAACTGGCCAAGAAGAACAACTTGCCCGATCGCATAATCGACTTCATTCGCACCCATCACGGAACTTCTACGGTTCAGTACTTCTATCGACAGTACGTAAAAAGCTTCCCCGAAAAAGAGGTCGACGCCGCGGAATTCAGTTATCCGGGTCCGTTGCCTTTCTCGAAAGAAACTGCGGTGCTCATGATGGCCGATAGTGTTGAGGCGGCTTCGAGGAGTTTAAAACAACCTATGGCAGAATCCATCGATAAATTGGTCAACAACATCATTGACCATCAAATGGAGGAGGGGCAATTCGCGCAAGCGGATATCACCTTGAAAGAGATCAATGTGGTGCGTAAGGTGTTGAAAAAGAAGCTGCTGAACATCTATCATCTGCGCATAGAGTATCCCGAATAA
- a CDS encoding acetyl-CoA C-acyltransferase → MKEVVIVSAVRTPMGSFMGSLSGIAAPQLGATAIRGALNKAGVSADQVQEVFMGNVLQANVGQAPARQAAIFAGVPESVPCTTVNKVCSSGMKAIMLGAQAIKAGDNDIVVVGGMENMSQVPHYLGSGRSGQKLGDQKLVDGLLRDGLMDVYNNQHMGNCAELCACEGEYSREEQDAFAIESYNRSARAWSEGRFSEEVVPVEIPQRKGDPIIMSEDEEYKNVIMDKIPNLRPVFDREGTVTAANASTLNDGASALVLMSADKAVELGLKPIAKIISYADAAQAPEWFTTAPAKALPIAIGKSGLQQGDIDYFELNEAFSVVGLANIKELSLDPERVNVNGGAVSLGHPLGNSGSRIIVTLINVLKQNNTRYGAAGICNGGGGASAMVIESI, encoded by the coding sequence ATGAAAGAAGTCGTTATAGTTTCCGCCGTTCGTACACCCATGGGCAGTTTCATGGGATCATTGAGCGGAATCGCAGCCCCACAGCTGGGTGCCACTGCCATAAGAGGAGCCTTGAACAAAGCCGGAGTTTCGGCCGATCAGGTTCAGGAAGTCTTTATGGGCAACGTGCTTCAAGCCAACGTAGGTCAAGCACCTGCGCGTCAGGCAGCCATATTTGCAGGCGTGCCCGAGAGCGTTCCATGCACAACGGTGAACAAGGTGTGTTCATCGGGAATGAAAGCCATTATGCTCGGTGCTCAGGCGATCAAGGCGGGCGATAACGACATCGTGGTCGTTGGAGGCATGGAGAACATGTCGCAAGTGCCGCATTACCTCGGATCGGGCCGAAGCGGGCAAAAATTGGGCGATCAAAAATTGGTCGACGGATTGTTGCGCGATGGACTCATGGACGTATACAACAACCAACACATGGGGAACTGCGCGGAGCTATGTGCTTGCGAGGGCGAGTACAGCCGTGAAGAGCAAGATGCCTTCGCCATAGAGAGCTACAACCGCAGTGCCCGGGCTTGGAGCGAAGGTCGATTCTCAGAGGAAGTAGTTCCGGTGGAGATCCCACAGCGCAAAGGCGATCCTATCATCATGAGCGAAGACGAAGAGTACAAGAACGTGATCATGGATAAGATCCCCAATCTTCGTCCGGTATTTGATCGAGAAGGAACCGTGACCGCGGCCAACGCCTCAACATTGAACGACGGAGCTTCTGCTTTGGTCTTGATGAGCGCCGATAAGGCAGTGGAACTAGGACTTAAGCCCATTGCTAAGATCATAAGCTACGCCGACGCAGCGCAAGCTCCCGAGTGGTTCACAACCGCTCCGGCGAAAGCCCTACCAATTGCTATCGGCAAATCAGGCTTGCAGCAAGGCGACATCGATTATTTCGAATTGAATGAGGCGTTTTCAGTCGTAGGATTGGCCAACATCAAAGAATTGAGCTTGGATCCTGAGCGTGTGAACGTCAATGGTGGTGCTGTATCATTGGGGCACCCACTCGGTAACTCCGGTTCTCGCATCATCGTTACTCTGATCAACGTACTCAAGCAAAACAACACTCGTTACGGAGCTGCCGGAATTTGCAACGGGGGTGGTGGTGCTAGCGCCATGGTCATCGAAAGTATTTAA
- a CDS encoding C40 family peptidase codes for MKYGICPLSIVPVRREASDTSEQVTQLLFGETYRILRETKKWVRIETAFDRYEGWIDAKQSRDISEEEYSQLNEHPNIVTTDLVDVVIHEESNRMMPIVMGSTLPDYQDGRLTLAGERYRYEGAISSTDSPKEQLVENAFMYLRAPYLWGGRSPFGIDCSGFTQLVYKMNGFRLYRDASQQATQGEVLSFIEETEPGDLAFFDNAEGVITHVGIILEENRIIHASGQVRVDRLNQQGIFNAEVRTHTHKLRLIKKVI; via the coding sequence ATGAAGTACGGAATTTGTCCATTGAGCATCGTTCCCGTCCGACGGGAGGCCTCCGACACGAGCGAGCAAGTTACGCAGCTCCTTTTCGGTGAAACCTACCGTATTTTACGCGAGACCAAGAAGTGGGTCCGCATTGAAACCGCTTTCGATCGTTACGAAGGCTGGATCGACGCCAAGCAATCTCGCGACATTTCCGAGGAAGAGTACAGCCAACTCAACGAACACCCGAATATCGTAACCACGGACCTCGTGGATGTCGTCATCCATGAAGAATCGAACCGCATGATGCCTATCGTTATGGGGTCCACTCTGCCCGATTACCAAGACGGCAGACTGACCTTGGCAGGTGAGCGATACCGATACGAAGGCGCAATAAGTTCCACCGATTCCCCAAAAGAACAGTTGGTAGAAAATGCGTTCATGTATCTCCGTGCGCCGTATTTGTGGGGCGGAAGAAGTCCGTTTGGCATCGACTGTTCGGGATTTACCCAATTGGTGTACAAGATGAATGGCTTTCGACTGTATCGCGATGCCAGTCAGCAAGCGACCCAGGGAGAAGTGTTGAGCTTCATCGAAGAAACCGAACCAGGCGATCTCGCTTTTTTTGACAATGCCGAAGGTGTAATTACTCATGTGGGTATTATTCTAGAAGAGAACCGCATTATTCACGCCAGCGGCCAAGTTCGTGTCGATAGACTCAATCAAC